Proteins from a genomic interval of Gossypium hirsutum isolate 1008001.06 chromosome A09, Gossypium_hirsutum_v2.1, whole genome shotgun sequence:
- the LOC107930274 gene encoding uncharacterized protein isoform X2, with translation MDIHIVSSIDSSEFTHLTRTLSKSTVVGLDAEWKPVRSQRSTFPTVTLLQLACQIGDDSAGWDESVVFLLDLSSLPLPSIWEWIKDVLVSPDILKLGFKFKQDLIYLSSTFRAQGGNPGFDKVEPYMDITNIYKFLQHKQGKKISKDTKSLSAICEEILGLHLSKELQCSDWSHRPLTEEQIRYAATDAHCLLGIFKIFQAKVIKEGPLCNHVNEQHQSNVSLGLKGILEMPGCENKLVGRKFCNALDIVQATASSEECERIARGVEVIRKTKPMDESLWKIVRKYGEKLFLRESDRNPKASRRKGKRRSSVVVCEEKQLENYGDWQGPPPWDISLGGDGCPKFLCDVMVEGLAKHLRCVGVDAAVPHSRKPEPRELIDQAYKEKRVLLTRDAKLLRHQYLIKNQIYRVNNLLKNEQLLEVIEVFQLKINEDQLMSRCTKCNGRFIQKPLTVEEAIEAAKGFQKIPNCLFDKNLEFWQCMDCNQLYWEGTQYHNAVQKFINVCKLKE, from the exons ATGGATATCCACATAGTTTCGTCGATCGACTCGTCCGAGTTCACTCACCTGACTCGCACCCTGTCTAAATCCACAGTCGTCGGACTCGATGCCGAATGGAAGCCGGTTCGGTCACAACGGTCCACTTTCCCCACAGTCACCCTCCTCCAACTCGCGTGTCAAATCGGAGATGACTCTGCCGGATGGGACGAGTCGGTTGTCTTCTTGCTGGACCTCTCCTCTCTTCCCCTACCTTCGATATGGGAATGGATAAAGGACGTGCTTGTCTCACCAGAtattttgaaattagggtttaagtTCAAGCAAGATTTGATTTATTTGTCGTCAACTTTTCGTGCTCAAGGAGGCAATCCTGGCTTTGATAAA GTGGAGCCCTATATggacatcacaaacatatacaagTTTTTGCAACATAAACAAGGGAAGAAAATATCAAAGGATACAAAGAGCTTGTCAGCAATATGTGAAGAAATTTTGGGTCTTCATCTTTCAAAG GAACTTCAATGTAGTGATTGGTCACATCGTCCTCTTACAGAAGAGCAGATAAGATATGCAGCTACAGATGCACACTGCTTGCTTGGAATATTCAAAATCTTCCAGGCCAAGGTTATCAAAGAAG GGCCTTTGTGTAATCATGTCAACGAACAACATCAATCTAATGTTAGTTTAGGATTGAAGGGTATTCTTGAGATGCCTGGTTGTGAGAATAAGCTTGTTGGGAGAAAATTTTGCAATGCACTGGATATCGTCCAAGCTACTGCTTCTTCTGAAGAATGTGAAAGAATAGCCAGGGGAGTCGAGGTCATAAGAAAAACCAAGCCTATGGATGAATCTCTCTGGAAGATTGTAAGAAAATATGGTGAAAAACTTTTCTTGCGGGAATCTGATAGAAATCCAAAAGCTTCCAGAAGGAAAGGAAAAAGACGGTCTTCAGTGGTTGTTTGTGAAGAAAAGCAGCTAGAGAATTATGGTGATTGGCAAGGCCCCCCACCATGGGATATTTCCTTGGGGGGTGATGGATGCCCTAAGTTTTTGTGTGACGTGATG GTTGAAGGCTTGGCAAAACATCTTCGTTGTGTTGGTGTAGATGCTGCAGTTCCACATTCCAGAAAACCAGAACCCAG GGAGCTAATAGATCAAGCATACAAGGAGAAGAGGGTGCTTTTAACCCGAGATGCCAAGCTATTGAGACACCAGTATCTGATAAAGAATCAGATATATAGGGTGAATAATCTTCTGAAAAACGAACAGCTACTTGAG GTAATTGAGGTTTTCCAATTGAAAATTAATGAGGATCAGCTGATGTCGAGGTGCACAAAATGCAATGGGAGATTTATACAAAAGCCGCTGACAGTAGAAGAGGCCATTGAAGCTGCAAAGGGCTTCCAAAAAATTCCGAACTgcttgtttgacaagaatttagaATTTTGGCAATGCATGGACTGCAACCAACTTTATTGGGAG GGAACCCAGTACCACAATGCTGTTCAGAAGTTCATCAATGTCTGCAAATTGAAGGAATGA
- the LOC107930167 gene encoding U-box domain-containing protein 44 — protein MEKDMTTTTKSMVSLPELFSQTTVAILDCIQAAKAVVTQTENFKKFSNFMEKITLILKDLSKSNVDDSESLRNGLDIVNLEIKVVNQLALECGSRNKSYLLINCRKILKQLENSTKEISRALNRIPLARLDDLRIINKITRLCKDMVEAEYTPSVKEITVLEMIESCLQERNVDRCYANDLFVLIAKRVGVPDENLAMKKELEEFKAEIQESKLGISMAESRRMEQIIELLEMADVMTSYEEKAKRYENERDSLGTQPLQALQSFYCPITMDVMVDPVEISSGRTFERSAIERWFADGHKDCPSTSIQLDSLVLQPNRTLRQTIEEWKYRNKMITIVSIKPKLQSNDEHEVLQSLCELQDLCRERELHCEWVTFEGYIPILSGLLSAKNREVRTQALAILCNLAKDSHDNKERIAKEDDALKSIVRSLARQIKESKLALELLLQLSRSSVVRDVIGTIQGCIFLVVNMLNSDDAQASRDSKVLLDNLSFLDNNVIEMAKANFFKPLLHLLSSGPDDVRFLMAKTLSEIDLTDHHKLSLVKDGGALGPLLQLLSHEDLGMKTVAVKALQNLSSLPQNGLQMIKEGAVGPLFEILYCHSLSSPSLREQVAVVIMHLAKSTNSPAADDEKISLLESGEDIFKLFSLISFTGPNIQRNILEAFCAVCWSSSGSEIRAKLRQLPAVQVLVQLCEVTNQMVRVRASAVKLFYCLTIDGDDISFQDHVGQRCIDTLLKIIKSPTDEEEAAAAMGIISNLPKDLQITQWLLDSGALDIIIFAFITGRNRNALSKEHGIEDAVRALCRFTVSTNKECQKKVAETGVILELTKLLVSGTPLTKQYAAVSLKQFSESSTAMSQPLKKTRAFICCFAASETGCQVHRGICTVESSFCILEANAVEPLVRMLEEGHFGAAEASLDALLTLIDNERLQNGCKVLDQVNAIPPIIKLLSSTSTKLQEKALGALERIFRLPEMKQRYATLAQMPIVDITQRGSSGMKSMAAKVLAQLNVLGEQSSYF, from the exons ATGGAAAAAGACATGACTACAACAACTAAATCAATGGTTTCACTACCTGAGTTGTTCTCTCAGACCACAGTTGCAATACTTGATTGCATTCAAGCTGCCAAGGCTGTCGTCACACAGACCGAGAATTTCAAGAAATTCTCAAATTTCATGGAGAAGATCACACTCATCTTAAAAGATTTGTCAAAATCAAATGTAGATGATTCTGAGAGCTTAAGAAATGGTCTAGATATTGTGAACTTGGAGATTAAAGTTGTGAATCAGCTAGCTCTCGAGTGTGGAAGTAGAAACAAGAGTTATCTCTTGATCAACTGTAGGAAAATCTTGAAGCAATTAGAGAACAGCACGAAAGAGATTTCTCGAGCACTAAATCGTATCCCTTTGGCCCGTTTGGATGATCTGAGAATTATTAATAAGATTACCAGGTTGTGCAAGGATATGGTGGAAGCTGAATATACTCCCAGTGTAAAGGAGATTACAGTTTTGGAGATGATTGAGTCTTGTTTACAAGAGAGGAATGTTGATAGATGTTATGCAAATGATTTGTTTGTTTTAATTGCTAAGAGAGTTGGGGTTCCTGATGAAAACTTGGCCATGAAAAAGGAACTCGAAGAATTCAAGGCCGAAATACAAGAATCAAAACTTGGAATCAGCATGGCTGAATCTAGAAGAATGGAACAGATTATTGAGTTGCTTGAAATGGCTGATGTTATGACATCCTATGAGGAGAAAGCCAAGCGGTATGAAAACGAGCGGGACTCACTTGGTACTCAACCTTTGCAGGCTCTCCAGTCATTTTATTGCCCGATCACCATGGATGTCATGGTGGATCCGGTGGAGATTTCATCAGGTCGGACATTTGAAAGAAGTGCCATCGAGAGATGGTTTGCAGACGGACATAAGGACTGTCCATCAACCTCAATACAATTGGATTCATTGGTTTTACAGCCTAACAGAACTCTTAGACAAACAATTGAAGAATGGAAATACAGGAACAAGATGATCACCATTGTTTCTATCAAACCTAAACTTCAGTCAAATGATGAACACGAAGTGCTTCAATCTCTATGTGAGCTGCAGGATCTATGCAGGGAACGGGAGCTACACTGTGAGTGGGTGACATTTGAGGGTTATATACCAATTCTCAGCGGACTTCTTAGTGCAAAAAATCGTGAAGTAAGAACACAGGCTCTAGCCATTCTCTGCAATCTTGCTAAAGACAGTCATGATAACAAG GAAAGAATTGCAAAAGAAGATGATGCACTTAAATCCATTGTCCGCTCACTTGCTCGCCAAATAAAGGAAAGCAAGTTGGCCTTAGAGTTGTTATTGCAATTATCAAGAAGCAGTGTAGTGCGAGATGTCATTGGAACCATTCAAGGCTGTATATTTCTTGTAGTTAATATGCTAAACAGTGATGATGCTCAAGCTTCTAGAGactcaaaagtgcttttggacaatctttctttcCTTGATAACAATGTTATAGAGATGGCTAAGGCAAATTTCTTCAAACCTTTATTGCACCTTCTTTCTTCAG GACCAGATGATGTGAGGTTTCTGATGGCTAAGACATTGTCTGAAATTGACTTAACTGATCATCATAAACTATCCCTAGTTAAAGATGGGGGAGCACTAGGACCTCTTCTTCAGTTACTCTCTCATGAAGATCTAGGGATGAAAACAGTGGCAGTAAAAGCCCTTCAGAATCTGTCGAGCTTGCCCCAAAATGGGTTGCAGATGATCAAAGAAGGTGCAGTTGGACCATTATTTGAAATCCTTTATTGCCATAGCTTGTCATCCCCAAGTTTGCGTGAACAGGTTGCAGTTGTAATCATGCACCTTGCCAAATCAACTAATAGCCCAGCAGCTGACGATGAGAAAATCTCATTGCTGGAATCTGGTGAAGATATCTTTAAGTTATTTTCATTGATTTCTTTCACGGGACCCAACATTCAAAGAAACATTCTTGAAGCTTTTTGTGCAGTGTGCTGGTCATCTTCAGGTTCAGAAATCAGAGCAAAGTTGAGACAG CTCCCTGCTGTCCAAGTGTTGGTTCAATTATGTGAGGTAACCAACCAAATGGTGAGGGTGAGAGCAAGTGCAGTGAAGTTATTCTATTGCTTGACAATAGATGGTGATGACATCAGTTTCCAGGACCATGTGGGTCAGAGATGCATTGATACATTGCTAAAGATCATAAAATCTCCAACTGATGAAGAAGAGGCCGCTGCAGCTATGGGTATCATCTCGAATCTTCCCAAGGACTTACAGATAACTCAATGGCTTCTAGATTCCGGGGCACTGGATATAATAATCTTTGCTTTCATAACTGGTAGAAACCGAAATGCCTTGAGCAAGGAGCATGGAATAGAGGATGCTGTTAGAGCCCTTTGTCGTTTCACTGTTTCAACAAATAAAGAATGTCAGAAAAAGGTTGCTGAAACTGGTGTTATTCTGGAATTGACAAAATTACTAGTTTCAGGCACTCCTTTAACAAAACAATATGCAGCGGTGTCACTTAAACAGTTTTCAGAAAGTTCCACCGCAATGAGCCAGCCATTAAAGAAAACGAGAGCTTTCATTTGCTGCTTTGCTGCATCAGAAACAGGCTGCCAAGTACACCGGGGTATATGTACAGTTGAGTCTTCATTTTGCATTTTAGAGGCCAATGCTGTGGAGCCACTCGTTCGGATGCTTGAGGAGGGACATTTTGGAGCTGCCGAAGCTTCTTTAGATGCCCTGTTGACGTTGATTGACAATGAAAGATTGCAAAATGGTTGCAAAGTGCTTGACCAAGTAAATGCCATTCCTCCAATTATAAAACTACTGAGTTCAACTTCAACCAAATTGCAGGAAAAAGCATTGGGAGCTCTAGAAAGGATATTTCGGTTGCCTGAGATGAAGCAGAGATACGCGACATTGGCTCAAATGCCGATCGTCGATATAACTCAAAGGGGAAGCAGTGGAATGAAATCAATGGCTGCCAAAGTCCTTGCCCAGTTGAATGTTCTAGGTGAACAGTCTTCATATTTCTAA
- the LOC107930274 gene encoding uncharacterized protein isoform X1: MDIHIVSSIDSSEFTHLTRTLSKSTVVGLDAEWKPVRSQRSTFPTVTLLQLACQIGDDSAGWDESVVFLLDLSSLPLPSIWEWIKDVLVSPDILKLGFKFKQDLIYLSSTFRAQGGNPGFDKVEPYMDITNIYKFLQHKQGKKISKDTKSLSAICEEILGLHLSKELQCSDWSHRPLTEEQIRYAATDAHCLLGIFKIFQAKVIKEGPLCNHVNEQHQSNVSLGLKGILEMPGCENKLVGRKFCNALDIVQATASSEECERIARGVEVIRKTKPMDESLWKIVRKYGEKLFLRESDRNPKASRRKGKRRSSVVVCEEKQLENYGDWQGPPPWDISLGGDGCPKFLCDVMVEGLAKHLRCVGVDAAVPHSRKPEPRELIDQAYKEKRVLLTRDAKLLRHQYLIKNQIYRVNNLLKNEQLLEVIEVFQLKINEDQLMSRCTKCNGRFIQKPLTVEEAIEAAKGFQKIPNCLFDKNLEFWQCMDCNQLYWELCQILQSVREPSTTMLFRSSSMSAN, encoded by the exons ATGGATATCCACATAGTTTCGTCGATCGACTCGTCCGAGTTCACTCACCTGACTCGCACCCTGTCTAAATCCACAGTCGTCGGACTCGATGCCGAATGGAAGCCGGTTCGGTCACAACGGTCCACTTTCCCCACAGTCACCCTCCTCCAACTCGCGTGTCAAATCGGAGATGACTCTGCCGGATGGGACGAGTCGGTTGTCTTCTTGCTGGACCTCTCCTCTCTTCCCCTACCTTCGATATGGGAATGGATAAAGGACGTGCTTGTCTCACCAGAtattttgaaattagggtttaagtTCAAGCAAGATTTGATTTATTTGTCGTCAACTTTTCGTGCTCAAGGAGGCAATCCTGGCTTTGATAAA GTGGAGCCCTATATggacatcacaaacatatacaagTTTTTGCAACATAAACAAGGGAAGAAAATATCAAAGGATACAAAGAGCTTGTCAGCAATATGTGAAGAAATTTTGGGTCTTCATCTTTCAAAG GAACTTCAATGTAGTGATTGGTCACATCGTCCTCTTACAGAAGAGCAGATAAGATATGCAGCTACAGATGCACACTGCTTGCTTGGAATATTCAAAATCTTCCAGGCCAAGGTTATCAAAGAAG GGCCTTTGTGTAATCATGTCAACGAACAACATCAATCTAATGTTAGTTTAGGATTGAAGGGTATTCTTGAGATGCCTGGTTGTGAGAATAAGCTTGTTGGGAGAAAATTTTGCAATGCACTGGATATCGTCCAAGCTACTGCTTCTTCTGAAGAATGTGAAAGAATAGCCAGGGGAGTCGAGGTCATAAGAAAAACCAAGCCTATGGATGAATCTCTCTGGAAGATTGTAAGAAAATATGGTGAAAAACTTTTCTTGCGGGAATCTGATAGAAATCCAAAAGCTTCCAGAAGGAAAGGAAAAAGACGGTCTTCAGTGGTTGTTTGTGAAGAAAAGCAGCTAGAGAATTATGGTGATTGGCAAGGCCCCCCACCATGGGATATTTCCTTGGGGGGTGATGGATGCCCTAAGTTTTTGTGTGACGTGATG GTTGAAGGCTTGGCAAAACATCTTCGTTGTGTTGGTGTAGATGCTGCAGTTCCACATTCCAGAAAACCAGAACCCAG GGAGCTAATAGATCAAGCATACAAGGAGAAGAGGGTGCTTTTAACCCGAGATGCCAAGCTATTGAGACACCAGTATCTGATAAAGAATCAGATATATAGGGTGAATAATCTTCTGAAAAACGAACAGCTACTTGAG GTAATTGAGGTTTTCCAATTGAAAATTAATGAGGATCAGCTGATGTCGAGGTGCACAAAATGCAATGGGAGATTTATACAAAAGCCGCTGACAGTAGAAGAGGCCATTGAAGCTGCAAAGGGCTTCCAAAAAATTCCGAACTgcttgtttgacaagaatttagaATTTTGGCAATGCATGGACTGCAACCAACTTTATTGGGAG TTATGCCAAATCCTTCAAAGTGTCAG GGAACCCAGTACCACAATGCTGTTCAGAAGTTCATCAATGTCTGCAAATTGA
- the LOC107930274 gene encoding Werner syndrome ATP-dependent helicase homolog isoform X3: MDIHIVSSIDSSEFTHLTRTLSKSTVVGLDAEWKPVRSQRSTFPTVTLLQLACQIGDDSAGWDESVVFLLDLSSLPLPSIWEWIKDVLVSPDILKLGFKFKQDLIYLSSTFRAQGGNPGFDKVEPYMDITNIYKFLQHKQGKKISKDTKSLSAICEEILGLHLSKELQCSDWSHRPLTEEQIRYAATDAHCLLGIFKIFQAKVIKEGPLCNHVNEQHQSNVSLGLKGILEMPGCENKLVGRKFCNALDIVQATASSEECERIARGVEVIRKTKPMDESLWKIVRKYGEKLFLRESDRNPKASRRKGKRRSSVVVCEEKQLENYGDWQGPPPWDISLGGDGCPKFLCDVMVEGLAKHLRCVGVDAAVPHSRKPEPRLSSHQSLEDGANRSSIQGEEGAFNPRCQAIETPVSDKESDI, from the exons ATGGATATCCACATAGTTTCGTCGATCGACTCGTCCGAGTTCACTCACCTGACTCGCACCCTGTCTAAATCCACAGTCGTCGGACTCGATGCCGAATGGAAGCCGGTTCGGTCACAACGGTCCACTTTCCCCACAGTCACCCTCCTCCAACTCGCGTGTCAAATCGGAGATGACTCTGCCGGATGGGACGAGTCGGTTGTCTTCTTGCTGGACCTCTCCTCTCTTCCCCTACCTTCGATATGGGAATGGATAAAGGACGTGCTTGTCTCACCAGAtattttgaaattagggtttaagtTCAAGCAAGATTTGATTTATTTGTCGTCAACTTTTCGTGCTCAAGGAGGCAATCCTGGCTTTGATAAA GTGGAGCCCTATATggacatcacaaacatatacaagTTTTTGCAACATAAACAAGGGAAGAAAATATCAAAGGATACAAAGAGCTTGTCAGCAATATGTGAAGAAATTTTGGGTCTTCATCTTTCAAAG GAACTTCAATGTAGTGATTGGTCACATCGTCCTCTTACAGAAGAGCAGATAAGATATGCAGCTACAGATGCACACTGCTTGCTTGGAATATTCAAAATCTTCCAGGCCAAGGTTATCAAAGAAG GGCCTTTGTGTAATCATGTCAACGAACAACATCAATCTAATGTTAGTTTAGGATTGAAGGGTATTCTTGAGATGCCTGGTTGTGAGAATAAGCTTGTTGGGAGAAAATTTTGCAATGCACTGGATATCGTCCAAGCTACTGCTTCTTCTGAAGAATGTGAAAGAATAGCCAGGGGAGTCGAGGTCATAAGAAAAACCAAGCCTATGGATGAATCTCTCTGGAAGATTGTAAGAAAATATGGTGAAAAACTTTTCTTGCGGGAATCTGATAGAAATCCAAAAGCTTCCAGAAGGAAAGGAAAAAGACGGTCTTCAGTGGTTGTTTGTGAAGAAAAGCAGCTAGAGAATTATGGTGATTGGCAAGGCCCCCCACCATGGGATATTTCCTTGGGGGGTGATGGATGCCCTAAGTTTTTGTGTGACGTGATG GTTGAAGGCTTGGCAAAACATCTTCGTTGTGTTGGTGTAGATGCTGCAGTTCCACATTCCAGAAAACCAGAACCCAGGTTGTCCTCTCATCAAAGTTTGGAAGAT GGAGCTAATAGATCAAGCATACAAGGAGAAGAGGGTGCTTTTAACCCGAGATGCCAAGCTATTGAGACACCAGTATCTGATAAAGAATCAGATATATAG